From the Terriglobia bacterium genome, the window GTCGCAGCAGGTGGAAATTGAGGCGCGGGTAGTTTCCGCTTCGCGCTCGTTTGCGCAGGACATCGGCGTGCAGCTGGGCTTTGCGGGGACGACGACGAGCGGCCGGACGCTGTTCGGCGGAAACCAGGCCGTCGGTGTCAGTTCGATCACGAGCAGTCCGATCCCACCGCCGCTGGTGTCCACCGGGGGCGGGATGCCCTTCAACGTGAACCTGGGAGCTGTGGGTCCGACGAGCGGGATGTTCTTCGGGCACCGTTCTCCGAACTTCGCCGTGGACTTTTTCATCAGCGCGGCAGAAGCCAAGGGCGTGGGCAAACTGCTCTCGAAGCCCAAGATCATTACGCAGAACAACGAAAAAGCGGTCATCAAACAAGGCACGAAGATCCCCATTCAGACCACCATCAATAACACGGTTTCGATTCAGTACATTGACGCGGTGCTGAAGCTGGAAGTGACGCCGCTGGTTACGGCCGAAGGCACGGTGTTCATGGACGTGGTCGTGGAAAATACGCAGATTGACGCGGGGATTCCGCGTGTGCAGGGCACGCCGGCGTTGAATACGCAGTCGGCGGAGACCAAAGTGCTCGTGGCGGACGGGGGCACGGTGGTTATCGGCGGAATCATCATCACGCAGCAGCGCACGGACATCACGCAGGTGCCGCTGGTGGGAAGCCTGCCGGTCATCGGGCACCTTTTCAAGCGCACCAACGTCGTGGTGCAGTCGCAGGAACTGCTTTTCTTCCTGACGCCGCGGATTATCCCCGGGTAGTTCGGCGGGTTTCCAACTGAGGGCATAAGGGAGGAGACTTCGGTCTCCTCCGTTGTGTTTATGAACGAACCTTTTTCAAATAGACAACGCGCACTGCGCACCCGGCTGGCCGCTGCCGGGGTGGACGCGCTGGTCGTGCCCCAGGCAGCCAACTGGTATTACTTGACGGGGTTTACGGGGGAAGCAGGGGCGCTGGTGATCTCCCGGAAGGGCACGGCGCTAATCACGGATGGGCGATTTACGACCCAGGCCCGCGAGGAGACACGCGGTGTGCGCGTCGTCCAACAGAAAGGGTCGTTGTACGAATCCGTGGGGCAATGGCTGCGAGGGAGCAGGGATAAGCGAATCGGATACGACCCGGGAGCGCTGAGCGTAGAGCAATTCCGGGGACTGCGCCGGGCGGCCGGCAAGGCGCGAACCTGGCTGGGACGCAGGGGCCTCGTAGAGGGCCTCCGGGCGTGCAAAGAGGCCGGTGAGCTGGCGCGTATGCGCCAGGCGGCCTTGCTTGCGGGGAAAGTTCTGGAGGGTGTTCTGGGGCTGCTGAAGCCCGGTGTGCGCGAACTGGAGATCGCGGGGGAAATCGAATATCAGATGCGGCGGGAGGGCGCTTCGGGAGCGGCTTTTGAAAGCATTGTGGCTTTTGGGGAACGCACGGCCCTGCCGCATGCCCGGCCGAGCCCCCGGAAGCTGGGGAAAAATGAATTGGTGGTCCTGGACCTGGGTGCTATACTCGCCCACTATTGCAGCGACATAACCCGCACCGTGTACGTGGGACGGGCGCCCAAGCGGATTCGGGGCTGGTACCAAGGGGTTCTGGAAGCCCAGCAAGCAGCCATAGCCACGGCGCAAGCCGGGGTGGAATGCGGGGAGGTGGATGCCGCCGCCAGGCGGGTGCTGGCCGGGTACGGGCTGGACCGCCGGTTCGTGCATAGTACGGGCCATGGACTAGGCCTGGAGGTGCATGAGGAACCCCGGGTAGCGCGGGGTCAGAAGCAGCGGCTGGCGCCGGGGAATGTGGTAACCATCGAACCTGGGGTATACGTCGCTGGTGTGGGGGGGATTCGCATCGAAGACGACGTGGCCGTACATCTGCAATCAACAGAAGTGCTGACCCGCATTCCGCGGGATCTCATCGAGCTCTAAAACAGGCATGAAACCGAAAAAGGCGAAGAAAGCAGCAGGCGGTGCGTCGTTTGCCGCGCCGGAAATCCAGCAGATTGAACAGCTCCTCGATTTCATGAGCGAGCACAACCTGGAGGAGTTCGAGTACTCGCGGGGCGACTTGCGCATCCGGTTGCGGAAGCCGTCGGCGGGGGCCACTCTGGTACCAATGCGGGCTTCCGTGCCGGAGATCATCGTGGCGGGGGAGCCGAGTCCCGGACAGGCGCCGGGAGCAGCGGCGGAGGTGCGGGCCACCGAAGACCTGCACCTGGTGAAATCTCCCATCGTGGGGACGTTCTATTCCGCTCCGAGCCCCGGCGCGAACGCCTTCGTCAAGGTCGGGTCGTCCGTAGAGGCGGGACAAACGCTGTGCATCGTGGAAGCCATGAAGCTGATGAATGAAATCGAATCGGACGCCAGCGGGGAAGTGATGCGCATCTTCGTGGAAAGTCCCAGCCGGAAGAAGTAGCCCGCGCCTGACCATGTTCCGGAAAATCCTCGTCGCCAACCGCGGAGAAATCGCCCTGCGGGTAATCTGTGCCTGCAAAGAGCTGGGAATATCCACGGTCGCGGTGTATTCCGAGGCGGACCGCAACGCGCTGCACGTGCGCTTCGCCGACGAAGCGGTGTGCATCGGGCCGGCGCGGAGCAGCGAAAGCTACCTGAACATCCCGCACGTGATCAGCGCCGCGGAAATCACCAACGTGGACGCCATCCATCCGGGTTACGGCTTTCTTTCCGAAAACGCCAATTTTGCGAAGGTGTGCGAAGCTTCGGAGATCACGTTCATCGGCCCGCGGCCGGAAATCCTGGAGCTGATGGGGGAAAAGGACCGCGCGCGGCGGGAGATGAAGGCGGCGGGAGTGGCGACGGTGCCGGGCAGCGAAGGAGTGATCGAAGGCGAGGCGCAACTGGCGGGAGAGGCGGCGAAGATCGGCTATCCGCTGATCCTGAAGGCCACGGCGGGGGGCGGCGGGCGGGGGATGCGCGTCGTGCGCAAGCAGGAAGAGCTGCTGGCGGCCTACCAGACGGCGCGCAGCGAAGCGCAGCAGGCCTTTGGCACGCCGGACGTCTACGCGGAACGGTTCATCGAGAAGCCGCGGCACATCGAATTTCAGGTGCTGGGGGACCAGCACGGGAAAGTGATCCATCTGGGCGAGCGGGAATGCAGCATCCAGCGGCGGCACCAGAAGCTGGTGGAGGAGTCGCCCTCGCCGGCGATCACCGCGAAGCGGCGGGAAGAG encodes:
- the accB gene encoding acetyl-CoA carboxylase biotin carboxyl carrier protein, with protein sequence MKPKKAKKAAGGASFAAPEIQQIEQLLDFMSEHNLEEFEYSRGDLRIRLRKPSAGATLVPMRASVPEIIVAGEPSPGQAPGAAAEVRATEDLHLVKSPIVGTFYSAPSPGANAFVKVGSSVEAGQTLCIVEAMKLMNEIESDASGEVMRIFVESPSRKK
- the accC gene encoding acetyl-CoA carboxylase biotin carboxylase subunit; the encoded protein is MFRKILVANRGEIALRVICACKELGISTVAVYSEADRNALHVRFADEAVCIGPARSSESYLNIPHVISAAEITNVDAIHPGYGFLSENANFAKVCEASEITFIGPRPEILELMGEKDRARREMKAAGVATVPGSEGVIEGEAQLAGEAAKIGYPLILKATAGGGGRGMRVVRKQEELLAAYQTARSEAQQAFGTPDVYAERFIEKPRHIEFQVLGDQHGKVIHLGERECSIQRRHQKLVEESPSPAITAKRREELGGQVVRALEKIGYTNAGTVEFLMDEDGSFYFIEMNTRIQVEHPVTERVTGVDLIKAQIRIAAGETLEAAVGKVSFVGHAIECRINAEDPETFVPCAGRITAYQPPGGTGVRVDSAAYAGAYIPPYYDSLIAKLITHGRDRAEAIARMRRALEMFVIEGIKTSIPLQRRILADPEFVAGRLDTHFIERMLGSGGK
- a CDS encoding Xaa-Pro peptidase family protein; its protein translation is MNEPFSNRQRALRTRLAAAGVDALVVPQAANWYYLTGFTGEAGALVISRKGTALITDGRFTTQAREETRGVRVVQQKGSLYESVGQWLRGSRDKRIGYDPGALSVEQFRGLRRAAGKARTWLGRRGLVEGLRACKEAGELARMRQAALLAGKVLEGVLGLLKPGVRELEIAGEIEYQMRREGASGAAFESIVAFGERTALPHARPSPRKLGKNELVVLDLGAILAHYCSDITRTVYVGRAPKRIRGWYQGVLEAQQAAIATAQAGVECGEVDAAARRVLAGYGLDRRFVHSTGHGLGLEVHEEPRVARGQKQRLAPGNVVTIEPGVYVAGVGGIRIEDDVAVHLQSTEVLTRIPRDLIEL